From a region of the Synechococcus sp. RS9916 genome:
- a CDS encoding DUF4079 domain-containing protein, whose amino-acid sequence MTVILLSVPSLSPMQWLGLVHPVLIILFVYPVVGATIRLGILARERRLDLNPIAPTVPVEHADHGRWVTAVMVVAVLIAMAHDVATAPVTLAAPRIAGFLAAALGVVAALVALLRSRRTALRLGWAISTWIGLLLLGSQPEVHRGADWPWQAAFWQSHYWGGMALCGLLLLSLGLQAEIARRLAIRRLHVGLNLMVALLLATQAISGTRNLIS is encoded by the coding sequence ATGACCGTGATCCTGCTTTCCGTGCCGTCCCTCAGCCCCATGCAGTGGCTGGGGCTCGTGCATCCGGTGCTGATCATCTTGTTTGTGTATCCGGTGGTGGGCGCCACGATCCGGCTGGGGATCCTGGCGCGCGAGCGGCGCCTGGATCTCAATCCGATTGCGCCCACCGTGCCGGTTGAGCATGCCGATCACGGCCGCTGGGTCACGGCTGTGATGGTGGTGGCAGTTCTGATTGCCATGGCCCATGACGTGGCCACCGCGCCGGTGACTCTGGCCGCCCCGCGGATTGCCGGTTTTCTTGCTGCTGCGCTCGGGGTGGTGGCTGCGTTGGTGGCACTCCTGCGTTCCAGGCGCACGGCCTTGCGCCTGGGTTGGGCGATCAGCACCTGGATCGGTTTGCTGCTGCTGGGATCGCAGCCCGAGGTGCATCGTGGTGCCGACTGGCCCTGGCAGGCCGCGTTCTGGCAATCCCATTACTGGGGTGGCATGGCCTTATGCGGGTTGCTGCTGCTCTCCCTGGGATTGCAGGCGGAGATCGCACGGCGACTGGCGATTCGGCGGCTCCATGTGGGCCTGAACCTGATGGTGGCGTTGTTGCTGGCGACCCAGGCGATCAGTGGAACCCGCAACCTGATCAGCTGA
- a CDS encoding PipX family protein gives MTAERYLNHPTFGMLYRVAPAGEGRDVYATLYAQRMYFLVTLQPRGAQFEVIPFQDARHHAEINLARSRRNGLEEHQRWKELFNQTFI, from the coding sequence GTGACAGCCGAGCGTTACCTCAATCACCCCACCTTCGGCATGCTTTACCGCGTCGCGCCTGCGGGAGAAGGCAGGGACGTCTACGCGACGCTGTATGCGCAGCGCATGTATTTCCTGGTCACGCTGCAGCCTCGGGGCGCGCAGTTTGAGGTCATTCCCTTTCAGGATGCTCGCCACCACGCTGAGATCAATCTCGCGCGCAGCCGCCGGAATGGGCTGGAGGAGCATCAGCGTTGGAAGGAGCTTTTTAACCAGACTTTCATCTGA
- a CDS encoding L,D-transpeptidase, protein MIELIASLVVDLSDQKLTVYDHNDQVVRVIPVSTGKASTPTPTGLGAVRTKYRSVTMRGRGYVAPGVPYAMCITANEMICLHGAPWQEDAGQAFGVPRSHGCVRMPTAQARWLFENTRKGTEVLIQL, encoded by the coding sequence ATGATCGAACTGATCGCCTCGCTGGTGGTAGACCTCTCCGACCAGAAGCTCACCGTCTACGACCACAACGACCAAGTGGTGCGTGTGATTCCTGTGAGCACTGGCAAAGCCAGTACCCCCACCCCCACGGGCCTGGGCGCAGTTCGCACCAAGTACCGCTCGGTGACCATGCGCGGACGCGGCTATGTCGCCCCTGGGGTGCCCTATGCCATGTGCATCACCGCAAACGAAATGATCTGCCTGCATGGGGCCCCCTGGCAGGAAGATGCCGGACAGGCCTTCGGGGTGCCCCGCAGCCATGGATGCGTGCGCATGCCGACCGCCCAGGCGCGCTGGTTGTTCGAAAACACCCGTAAAGGGACCGAAGTGCTGATTCAGCTCTGA
- the dusB gene encoding tRNA dihydrouridine synthase DusB — translation MTPAAIERFATPLALKGSRSERQLRCRVLQSPLAGVSDRIFRHLVRRWAPDALLFTEMVNATSLELGHGRRKVEELAQEAGPIGVQLFDHRPQAMAEAARRAEASGAFLIDINMGCPVKKIAKKGGGSGLIREPDLAARIVDTVAAAVAIPVTVKTRLGWCGSDGSAADAVQWCQQLEEAGARLLTLHGRTREQKFSGRADWQAIAAVKDALSIPVIANGDVNTPDDALRCLAETGADGVMVGRGTMGSPWLVGQIDSALSGRPIPTTPGAAERLTIAREQLVALVADRGDHGLLIARKHMSWTCTGFPGAPQLRHALMRAPSPQDALDLLDGQLQQLG, via the coding sequence ATGACGCCAGCCGCCATCGAACGGTTCGCCACTCCCCTTGCTCTGAAAGGGAGTCGAAGCGAACGGCAGCTGCGTTGCCGGGTGCTGCAGTCTCCGCTGGCCGGAGTCAGCGATCGCATCTTCCGCCACTTGGTTCGCCGCTGGGCACCCGATGCACTGTTGTTCACCGAAATGGTGAATGCCACCAGCCTCGAGCTCGGCCATGGGCGCCGCAAAGTGGAGGAGCTGGCCCAGGAAGCCGGCCCCATCGGAGTGCAACTGTTTGATCACCGGCCCCAGGCCATGGCCGAAGCCGCTCGGCGGGCTGAAGCATCGGGAGCTTTCCTGATCGACATCAACATGGGGTGCCCGGTCAAAAAAATCGCCAAAAAAGGCGGGGGCAGTGGGCTGATCCGTGAGCCAGACCTGGCCGCACGGATCGTGGACACGGTGGCCGCAGCCGTTGCCATTCCTGTGACCGTGAAGACCCGTCTGGGCTGGTGTGGCAGCGATGGATCGGCCGCCGATGCCGTGCAGTGGTGCCAACAACTGGAAGAGGCGGGTGCTCGTCTGCTCACCCTGCATGGCCGCACCCGGGAACAGAAGTTCAGTGGTCGTGCCGACTGGCAGGCGATCGCCGCCGTCAAGGACGCCCTCTCGATCCCCGTGATCGCCAATGGCGACGTCAACACACCGGATGACGCCCTGCGCTGCCTCGCAGAGACAGGGGCCGATGGGGTGATGGTCGGCCGGGGCACGATGGGTTCCCCCTGGCTGGTGGGCCAGATTGATTCCGCACTGTCGGGCCGCCCCATCCCCACCACCCCTGGAGCGGCCGAACGCCTGACAATTGCCCGTGAGCAGCTCGTCGCCCTGGTGGCCGACCGCGGAGACCACGGGTTGTTGATTGCCCGAAAACACATGAGCTGGACCTGCACGGGCTTTCCTGGAGCTCCCCAGTTGCGCCATGCCCTGATGCGTGCCCCCAGCCCTCAGGATGCACTGGACCTCTTGGATGGCCAGCTGCAACAACTGGGATGA
- the grrM gene encoding cyclophane-forming radical SAM/SPASM peptide maturase GrrM/OscB, translating to MSCADFGPIGLVVIQATSLCNLDCSYCYLPDRQKRRQFDLDQLPLLLNRIYESPYWGPQLSILWHAGEPLTLPCGFYDEATRRLQDHTRELQQQGVAIEQHVQTNATLINDEWAECFKRNRIVVGVSVDGPEALHDVHRRFRNGRGSHAHTMRGIRTLQAHGIPFHAIAVLTEEALGQPEVMYAFLRDEGIHQIGFNVEEQEGVNARSSMQGLQREMQYRAFLRRFWECNQRDGFPIQLREFSQVLEMIDCGQRLRQNEMNRPYSILSVDAAGNFSTFDPELLSVETERYGLFNLGNLRDLSLEEATRTDAFLRLQHDMEAGMEQCKAQCDYYGFCGGGTGSNKYWEHGTLNASETCACRFATQIPVDVLLEQLETRSLEAS from the coding sequence GTGAGCTGCGCTGATTTCGGTCCCATTGGCCTGGTGGTGATCCAGGCCACGTCGCTCTGCAATCTCGATTGCAGTTACTGCTATCTGCCGGATCGCCAAAAGCGCCGGCAGTTTGATCTTGATCAGCTGCCGCTGCTGCTCAACCGGATCTACGAGAGCCCCTATTGGGGGCCTCAACTGTCGATCCTCTGGCATGCCGGAGAACCCCTCACCCTTCCCTGTGGGTTCTACGACGAAGCGACCCGTCGCCTCCAGGACCACACGCGGGAACTCCAGCAGCAGGGCGTGGCGATCGAACAGCATGTGCAGACCAATGCCACCTTGATCAACGATGAATGGGCGGAGTGCTTCAAGCGCAACCGCATCGTGGTCGGCGTGAGTGTGGATGGCCCCGAGGCGCTCCACGATGTCCATCGTCGTTTCCGCAATGGCCGTGGGTCACATGCCCACACCATGCGTGGCATTCGCACGCTCCAGGCCCATGGGATTCCATTCCATGCCATTGCTGTGCTCACGGAAGAGGCATTGGGACAACCCGAGGTGATGTATGCCTTCCTTCGCGATGAAGGCATCCATCAGATCGGCTTCAACGTCGAGGAGCAGGAGGGTGTGAATGCCCGCTCGTCCATGCAGGGGCTCCAGCGTGAGATGCAATACCGAGCGTTTCTGCGCCGCTTCTGGGAGTGCAATCAGCGCGATGGCTTCCCGATTCAGTTGCGGGAATTCAGCCAGGTGCTGGAGATGATCGACTGCGGCCAGCGTCTGCGCCAGAACGAGATGAATCGGCCGTATTCCATTCTCAGCGTGGATGCGGCGGGCAATTTCTCCACCTTTGACCCAGAGCTGTTGTCGGTGGAAACCGAACGATATGGGTTGTTCAACCTGGGCAACCTGCGCGATTTGTCCTTGGAGGAGGCGACCCGCACCGATGCTTTCCTCAGGCTGCAGCACGACATGGAGGCGGGCATGGAGCAGTGCAAGGCGCAGTGCGACTACTACGGGTTCTGTGGTGGCGGCACGGGCAGCAACAAATACTGGGAGCACGGGACTCTCAATGCCAGTGAGACCTGTGCCTGTCGCTTCGCGACCCAGATCCCTGTCGATGTGTTGTTAGAGCAGCTCGAGACCCGTTCGCTGGAGGCGAGCTGA
- a CDS encoding energy-coupling factor transporter transmembrane protein EcfT encodes MDWLRQIPIGQFVDGKAGWLRWLDPRLKLGWVLMFLLTPVLAGPVWRVSLLLLLLLITLCSGVPVRVWWRSLALLTVLAVFAGLLATLLPTGAPPAVLPVRPPQELTAPLPSMPSWELLRLGPLKLGGFSLGPLVVNRRSAELGLNSATLILTLVHSVNLMLLTTPSEDLVWALSWFLSPLAALGLPVDRLSFQLLLALRFLPLVQEELQNLLRSLASRAVNLKRLGLKASFGLVLAVGERLLANILLRAEQGAEALLARGGQWLPYEYFRPSSLAAAGVRPLNWLGGALLLLMFGLRGRYGSF; translated from the coding sequence ATGGACTGGTTGCGACAGATCCCCATCGGCCAGTTCGTCGATGGCAAAGCCGGTTGGCTGCGTTGGCTTGATCCTCGCCTGAAGCTGGGCTGGGTGCTGATGTTTCTGCTGACCCCGGTGTTGGCTGGGCCGGTCTGGCGCGTTTCTCTGCTTCTATTGCTGCTGCTGATCACGCTGTGCAGTGGTGTGCCGGTGCGGGTGTGGTGGCGATCTCTGGCGCTGCTCACCGTGCTGGCCGTCTTTGCAGGTCTGCTGGCCACCTTGCTGCCCACCGGGGCTCCGCCGGCCGTTCTTCCTGTGCGTCCGCCCCAGGAGCTCACGGCACCGTTGCCATCCATGCCCTCATGGGAACTGCTGCGGCTGGGCCCTCTCAAGCTCGGTGGCTTCAGCCTCGGTCCGCTTGTGGTGAATCGGCGTTCCGCCGAGCTGGGGCTGAACAGTGCCACGTTGATTCTGACGCTGGTCCACAGCGTCAACCTGATGCTGCTCACCACCCCCAGCGAAGATCTCGTCTGGGCTTTGAGCTGGTTTCTATCGCCTTTGGCTGCCCTCGGTCTGCCGGTGGATCGGCTCAGCTTTCAGCTTCTGCTTGCTCTGCGCTTTTTGCCTCTGGTGCAGGAAGAACTTCAGAACCTGCTGCGCTCTCTTGCCAGTCGGGCGGTGAATCTCAAACGATTGGGCCTCAAGGCTTCGTTCGGCTTGGTGCTGGCGGTGGGAGAGCGCCTGCTGGCCAATATTTTGCTGCGGGCTGAGCAGGGTGCTGAAGCGCTTCTGGCCCGTGGAGGCCAATGGTTGCCTTATGAATATTTTCGGCCCAGCAGCCTTGCTGCAGCTGGAGTTAGGCCACTGAACTGGTTGGGAGGGGCTCTTTTGCTGCTTATGTTTGGCTTGCGTGGGAGGTACGGTTCCTTCTGA
- a CDS encoding glycosyltransferase, whose amino-acid sequence MSWWALLVLIWPLWLRQRPEDESPLWARRSLILLISLLTLRYLSWRVTHSLNLSTPLSSGLSLVLLLTESWLLLTGLIAFGLAWKRFPDRREQMDAVEQRWLASRWRPKVDLYVPTCGEPLTVLERTLIGCSQQSYGNAQVWVLDDSGRAEVRQLAVHLGCRYLHRPERVQAKAGNLNHGLRYGRGELVAVLDADFIPQQDFLHRCIGFLSEPDVALVQTPQCFLNADPVMRNLGMEPWLLSDEESFYRWIQPVRDGWGAVVCAGTSFVARRSALESVGGFVGNAISEDLVTGIALNAQGWRLIYLQEKLSAGLAAETMADFVRQRQRWAEGTLQSLGLKQGPLRSPNLNLGQRIAYLEGVVHWLNPLPRILLLLMPLSYGLLHTLPVLMSWQDARDQLLPLWGTLLLSVGWLNRSSRGALISELTSWVLAVPLSITVLQQGWRLLWRRSNGGFRITPKHQRRDRGSCSAALALPLVGLTVISLINLQGLLMPSAPVDPQAISGRPIGLLWASVNLISLLIALRACWDPPASDPAPWQQLDCPAWLSNISGPSRSCTITAMSESGVELMVPGSELQNLTGQDLSWCQQVPAIPISLVKRRGNQVALRWAMATNDPRRQALIRWLYGRPGCWPDREAHGEWQALLVLLSRIVRPAAAPGPLHRSVMRQQLS is encoded by the coding sequence ATGAGCTGGTGGGCCCTGCTCGTACTGATCTGGCCCCTCTGGCTCCGGCAACGCCCAGAAGACGAAAGCCCACTCTGGGCGCGCCGCAGCCTGATCCTGCTGATCAGCCTGCTGACCCTGCGCTACTTGAGCTGGCGCGTCACCCACAGCCTCAACCTCAGCACGCCTCTCTCCAGCGGCCTCAGTCTGGTGCTGCTGCTGACCGAAAGCTGGCTGCTGCTCACAGGCCTGATCGCCTTCGGGCTGGCATGGAAACGCTTTCCGGATCGGCGCGAGCAAATGGATGCCGTGGAACAACGCTGGCTGGCCAGTCGTTGGCGCCCCAAGGTGGACCTCTACGTGCCCACCTGCGGTGAACCGCTGACCGTGCTGGAACGCACCCTGATCGGATGCAGTCAGCAGAGCTATGGCAACGCCCAGGTGTGGGTGTTGGATGACAGCGGCCGCGCGGAAGTGCGCCAACTGGCAGTCCACCTGGGCTGCCGTTATTTGCACCGGCCGGAACGAGTGCAGGCCAAAGCCGGCAACCTCAACCACGGGCTCCGTTACGGCCGAGGGGAACTCGTGGCCGTGCTGGATGCGGACTTCATCCCCCAACAGGACTTTCTCCACCGCTGCATCGGCTTTCTGAGCGAACCGGATGTGGCTCTGGTACAGACGCCGCAATGCTTCCTCAATGCAGATCCGGTGATGCGCAATCTGGGGATGGAACCCTGGCTTCTCTCGGATGAAGAAAGCTTCTATCGCTGGATTCAGCCCGTGCGCGACGGGTGGGGCGCCGTGGTCTGCGCTGGCACGTCGTTTGTGGCCCGCCGATCAGCACTCGAGAGCGTGGGTGGATTTGTGGGGAATGCGATTTCGGAAGACCTCGTCACAGGAATCGCCCTCAACGCCCAGGGCTGGCGGTTGATCTACCTGCAGGAAAAGCTCAGTGCTGGCCTTGCAGCGGAAACGATGGCTGATTTCGTGCGTCAGCGACAACGCTGGGCTGAAGGCACGTTGCAAAGCCTGGGGCTGAAGCAAGGCCCCCTGCGCAGCCCCAATCTCAACCTCGGCCAACGTATCGCCTATCTGGAGGGAGTGGTGCATTGGCTGAATCCGCTGCCGCGGATTCTGCTGTTGCTGATGCCCCTCAGCTATGGGCTGCTGCACACCCTGCCGGTGTTGATGAGCTGGCAAGACGCCAGGGATCAGTTACTGCCGCTCTGGGGAACACTGCTCCTGAGTGTGGGCTGGCTGAACCGCAGCTCCCGCGGGGCCCTGATCAGTGAACTCACCAGCTGGGTGCTGGCGGTGCCCCTGAGCATCACCGTGCTGCAACAAGGCTGGCGACTGCTTTGGAGACGATCCAACGGTGGCTTTCGCATCACCCCAAAACATCAGCGCCGCGACCGCGGCAGTTGCAGCGCTGCGTTGGCGCTGCCTCTGGTGGGGCTGACGGTGATCAGCCTGATCAACTTGCAGGGCCTGCTGATGCCCTCTGCTCCAGTGGACCCTCAGGCGATCAGTGGTCGCCCGATTGGTCTGCTCTGGGCGAGCGTGAATCTGATCAGCCTGCTGATTGCCCTTCGGGCCTGCTGGGATCCACCGGCGTCCGATCCTGCCCCCTGGCAACAACTCGACTGCCCCGCTTGGCTCAGCAACATCAGCGGCCCCTCTCGCTCCTGCACGATCACCGCGATGAGTGAGTCGGGTGTTGAACTGATGGTTCCAGGCTCTGAGCTTCAAAACCTGACTGGTCAAGACCTGAGCTGGTGCCAGCAGGTGCCAGCCATCCCGATCAGTCTGGTGAAACGCCGCGGGAACCAGGTGGCGCTGCGATGGGCAATGGCAACGAATGACCCAAGGAGACAAGCGTTGATCCGCTGGCTCTACGGGCGCCCAGGGTGCTGGCCCGATCGTGAGGCCCATGGGGAATGGCAAGCACTGCTGGTGTTGCTCAGCCGCATCGTGCGTCCGGCAGCCGCGCCAGGACCACTGCACCGCAGCGTGATGCGCCAGCAACTCAGCTGA
- the der gene encoding ribosome biogenesis GTPase Der, translated as MARPVVAIIGRPNVGKSTLVNRLCRSREAIVHDEPGVTRDRTYQDGYWGDREFKVVDTGGLVFDDDSEFLPEIREQANLAMAEACVALVIVDGQQGMTAADESIAEWLRSQNCPTLLAVNKCESPDQGLAMAAEFWSLGLGEPHPISAIHGAGTGDLLDQVLTFLPPKDEEGEGDEPIQMAIVGRPNVGKSSLLNAICGEQRAIVSPIRGTTRDTIDTNIERQGMPWKLVDTAGIRRRRSVNYGPEFFGINRSFKAIERSDVCVLVIDALDGVTEQDQRLAGRIEDEGRACVVVVNKWDAVEKDSHTMPAMEKELRAKLYFLDWAPMLFTSALTGQRVDSIFALAALAVEQHRRRVSTSVVNEVLKEALSWRSPPTTRGGRQGRLYYGTQVASRPPSFTLFVNDPKLFGDTYRRYVERQIREGLGFEGTPLKLFWRGKQQRDAERDLARQQSRSS; from the coding sequence GTGGCGCGTCCGGTCGTTGCCATCATCGGTCGCCCCAACGTTGGCAAGTCAACGCTGGTGAATCGTCTCTGCCGGAGCAGAGAGGCGATTGTGCATGACGAGCCCGGTGTGACCCGCGACCGCACCTATCAGGACGGTTACTGGGGAGATCGTGAATTCAAAGTGGTCGACACCGGCGGGTTGGTGTTCGACGACGACAGCGAGTTTCTGCCTGAGATCCGTGAGCAGGCGAATCTGGCCATGGCTGAGGCCTGTGTCGCGCTGGTGATCGTCGATGGCCAGCAAGGCATGACGGCCGCCGATGAGTCGATTGCGGAATGGTTGCGCAGCCAGAACTGCCCGACGCTCCTGGCGGTCAATAAATGTGAGTCGCCGGATCAGGGTCTGGCGATGGCAGCGGAGTTCTGGAGTTTGGGGTTGGGTGAGCCCCACCCGATTTCCGCCATTCATGGTGCTGGCACGGGTGATCTGCTTGATCAGGTGCTCACCTTCCTTCCCCCGAAGGATGAAGAAGGAGAGGGGGATGAGCCGATCCAGATGGCCATCGTCGGTCGGCCCAATGTGGGGAAATCCAGTCTGCTGAATGCCATCTGCGGTGAACAGCGCGCGATCGTCAGCCCGATCCGTGGCACCACGCGCGACACGATCGACACCAACATCGAGCGCCAGGGCATGCCCTGGAAATTGGTGGATACCGCTGGAATTCGCCGTCGCCGCAGCGTCAACTACGGCCCGGAATTCTTTGGCATCAACCGCAGTTTCAAGGCGATTGAACGCAGCGACGTGTGTGTGCTGGTGATCGATGCCCTTGATGGGGTGACCGAACAGGATCAGCGCCTGGCGGGACGCATCGAAGACGAAGGTCGCGCCTGCGTGGTGGTGGTGAACAAATGGGATGCCGTTGAAAAAGACAGCCACACGATGCCGGCGATGGAAAAAGAGCTCCGCGCCAAGCTGTATTTCCTCGACTGGGCGCCGATGCTGTTCACCTCGGCCCTGACCGGTCAACGGGTTGACAGCATCTTTGCCCTTGCAGCGCTAGCGGTCGAGCAGCATCGCCGTCGTGTGAGCACGTCTGTTGTGAATGAGGTGCTCAAGGAAGCGCTCAGCTGGCGCAGCCCACCCACCACCCGCGGGGGGCGTCAAGGACGTTTGTATTACGGCACCCAGGTCGCCAGCCGCCCACCGAGCTTCACGTTGTTCGTGAATGATCCCAAGCTGTTCGGAGACACCTACCGCCGCTACGTGGAGCGTCAGATCCGAGAAGGCCTTGGCTTTGAGGGCACCCCTTTGAAATTGTTCTGGCGCGGCAAGCAACAGCGCGACGCCGAGCGCGATCTTGCCCGTCAGCAGAGCCGCTCCAGCTGA
- a CDS encoding YggS family pyridoxal phosphate-dependent enzyme → MPNELEERAQRWRALQTQMPEGVRLLAVSKGHPAAPVRELAELGQVDFGESRVQDALPKQEQLADLVQIRWHFIGRLQANKVRPVVRAFAVIHSVDSLALAQRMDRIAAEEGVIPEAFLQVKMRPDPAKGGWDPQALTDAWPQLQALPHVRFTGLMTMAPLGCSQEQRSALFADCRTLADRLGLRECSMGMSGDWPEAAAAGATWVRVGSGLFGARPGVVNFPA, encoded by the coding sequence ATGCCGAACGAACTGGAGGAGAGAGCCCAGCGTTGGCGAGCGTTGCAGACCCAGATGCCCGAGGGTGTGCGTTTGTTGGCGGTGAGCAAGGGCCACCCGGCAGCACCCGTGCGTGAGTTGGCTGAACTGGGCCAGGTGGATTTCGGTGAGAGCCGCGTGCAGGATGCGCTGCCCAAGCAGGAGCAGCTGGCTGACCTGGTGCAGATCCGTTGGCATTTCATTGGTCGCCTGCAGGCCAACAAGGTGCGCCCGGTGGTGCGCGCCTTTGCCGTGATCCATTCCGTGGATTCCCTGGCTTTGGCGCAGAGAATGGATCGCATCGCAGCCGAAGAGGGGGTGATTCCCGAGGCGTTTCTGCAGGTCAAGATGCGTCCTGACCCGGCGAAGGGTGGCTGGGATCCTCAGGCTCTGACGGACGCTTGGCCCCAGCTCCAGGCTCTTCCCCATGTGCGTTTCACGGGATTGATGACCATGGCGCCGCTGGGATGCTCGCAAGAGCAGCGCAGTGCGTTGTTTGCCGACTGCCGGACGCTTGCCGATCGCCTTGGCCTGCGCGAATGCTCGATGGGAATGAGCGGTGACTGGCCGGAGGCGGCGGCCGCAGGCGCCACCTGGGTGCGGGTGGGGTCTGGCTTGTTTGGAGCACGGCCAGGCGTTGTGAATTTCCCGGCATAA
- a CDS encoding acireductone dioxygenase, producing MSHLRIQSATDPKAPPRLDSQEPRVIKHELLQRGIRFERWPARQTLEPEADQHSILKAYANEVARVQAKGTYPTVDAIRMTPDHPDRVALREKFLSEHTHDEDEVRFFVEGQGLFCLHINDEVLQVLCQAGDWIAVPAGTKHWFDMGSAPNFCAIRFFNNPEGWVARFSGDAIADHFPRLD from the coding sequence ATGAGCCATCTCCGAATCCAGTCAGCAACCGATCCAAAGGCACCACCTCGGCTCGACAGCCAGGAGCCCCGTGTAATCAAGCACGAACTGCTGCAACGCGGCATCCGCTTTGAACGCTGGCCAGCACGCCAGACCCTGGAGCCAGAGGCCGATCAACACAGCATTCTCAAGGCCTACGCCAATGAGGTGGCCCGTGTGCAGGCCAAGGGGACTTACCCGACGGTGGACGCCATTCGCATGACACCAGACCATCCCGATCGCGTGGCGCTACGAGAAAAGTTCCTCAGCGAACACACCCACGACGAGGACGAAGTACGGTTTTTCGTGGAGGGGCAGGGCCTGTTCTGCCTGCACATCAACGATGAAGTGCTTCAGGTGCTTTGTCAGGCCGGCGACTGGATTGCCGTGCCAGCCGGCACGAAGCATTGGTTCGACATGGGCAGCGCACCCAATTTCTGCGCAATCCGCTTCTTCAACAATCCCGAAGGCTGGGTGGCACGGTTCAGCGGCGATGCCATCGCTGACCATTTCCCGCGGCTGGACTAA
- the cobI gene encoding precorrin-2 C(20)-methyltransferase, with protein MGVGPGDPELLTLKAHRCLRAAEVVAYPVARLDATGMAAAIVEPFLDPAQRRLPLVFPMVTEPEPLLEAWRAAAATLAHEVQQGRRVVFLCEGDVSLFATGSYVLLALQRHHAELAVEVIPGISSVAAAAAAGAWPLAFQKEGLLIRPCPETPEAMEALLALAKASGTVLALLKLGVRWHWIQPLLQARGLLDDALFAERVGWPDQRVMPAAAVQAGERPYFSLLLVRQGTSAVLP; from the coding sequence ATCGGTGTCGGCCCCGGTGATCCGGAGCTGCTCACGTTGAAGGCCCACCGCTGCCTGAGGGCTGCCGAGGTGGTCGCTTACCCGGTGGCCCGGCTTGATGCCACAGGCATGGCCGCGGCCATTGTGGAGCCCTTTTTGGATCCAGCCCAGCGCCGTCTTCCCCTGGTTTTTCCCATGGTGACGGAGCCCGAGCCACTCCTGGAGGCCTGGCGTGCTGCCGCCGCAACCCTGGCCCATGAGGTGCAGCAAGGTCGGCGCGTGGTGTTTCTCTGCGAGGGCGATGTGTCGCTGTTCGCCACGGGCAGTTATGTGTTGTTGGCTTTGCAGCGCCACCACGCCGAGCTGGCCGTGGAGGTGATCCCTGGGATTTCGTCGGTGGCTGCGGCGGCTGCCGCAGGCGCCTGGCCTCTCGCGTTTCAGAAGGAGGGGTTGTTGATTCGCCCCTGCCCTGAGACGCCGGAGGCCATGGAAGCCCTCTTGGCCTTGGCCAAGGCCAGTGGAACTGTTCTGGCTCTTCTCAAGCTTGGTGTTCGCTGGCACTGGATTCAGCCCTTGCTGCAGGCCCGTGGTCTGTTGGATGACGCCTTGTTCGCCGAGAGGGTGGGGTGGCCAGATCAACGGGTGATGCCGGCGGCTGCCGTGCAGGCTGGGGAGCGACCCTATTTCTCGTTGCTGCTGGTCCGTCAGGGCACCAGTGCCGTTTTGCCGTAA
- a CDS encoding DUF1823 family protein, with protein sequence MPLWPLSRALLQQILEDRTSDRFVAERIWERLGYERPSENDGGGPWRAGPDTPESWREAFPEGPEVIATRPASVALTRSVPKPLKQLLKEQMGFKGYTIGELYPRRTRRATAVNWLLAWLAERSEPLLEEGPCPDPLDPPSNPVCGHPGDLPVS encoded by the coding sequence GTGCCTCTTTGGCCTCTCAGTCGTGCTCTGCTGCAGCAGATCCTGGAGGACCGCACCAGTGATCGTTTTGTGGCAGAACGCATCTGGGAGCGGCTTGGCTACGAGCGCCCATCGGAGAACGATGGCGGTGGCCCCTGGCGTGCCGGCCCAGACACCCCTGAGAGTTGGCGTGAGGCTTTTCCCGAGGGGCCGGAGGTGATTGCCACACGGCCAGCATCGGTGGCCCTGACCCGTTCAGTGCCCAAGCCCCTGAAGCAACTGCTCAAGGAGCAGATGGGTTTTAAGGGCTACACCATTGGTGAGCTCTATCCCCGCCGCACCCGCAGAGCCACGGCCGTGAATTGGCTTCTGGCCTGGCTTGCGGAGCGCAGTGAACCCCTCCTCGAGGAGGGGCCCTGTCCTGACCCCTTAGATCCACCCTCCAATCCCGTTTGCGGTCATCCCGGAGATCTGCCGGTGAGTTGA